One Micromonospora craniellae genomic region harbors:
- a CDS encoding diacylglycerol kinase family protein, translating to MYDVVLLALGSERDAPGAGCGSDGACCGGATEAVQDRPERCETPRVPVLACADALTARGARVETVTARSDAEIDEVLARLDAPPRPDELTWPDPDSKIRLVVAVAGDAQLRAVIRRLVRRYAPPPSRRPSDLADGRTVPDLPPVGVLPLDPARSTTHRDLAAQLGLPRDPAAVAAAVLDGTPRRLDLLRNDGGSVTLDGALLGAAAEDGRALHWRGRVEVDDAVLSHGDDPLLACAIGNAAGYARLDDVTLLAAPDPTDGLVEVAVAVPVVTRSRLGRRRVRLEVRRARGRAVSVLPRDGGALPYLDDGVEGQLTRKRSWWTESGAWAVWAV from the coding sequence GTGTACGACGTGGTGCTGCTCGCCCTCGGCTCGGAGCGGGACGCTCCGGGGGCCGGGTGCGGCAGCGACGGAGCCTGCTGCGGTGGCGCCACCGAGGCTGTCCAGGATCGGCCGGAACGCTGCGAGACTCCGCGCGTACCGGTTCTGGCCTGCGCGGATGCGCTGACCGCCCGAGGCGCGCGGGTCGAGACGGTGACCGCCCGGTCGGACGCGGAGATCGACGAGGTGCTGGCCCGACTGGACGCACCGCCCCGTCCGGACGAGCTCACCTGGCCCGATCCGGACTCCAAGATCCGCCTCGTGGTGGCGGTCGCCGGTGACGCACAGTTGCGGGCCGTGATACGCCGGTTGGTCCGGCGGTACGCTCCACCGCCGAGTCGCCGTCCGTCCGACCTGGCCGACGGCCGGACCGTGCCGGACCTGCCACCGGTCGGCGTACTGCCGCTGGACCCGGCCCGCAGCACGACGCACCGGGACCTCGCCGCGCAGCTCGGCCTGCCCCGTGATCCGGCGGCGGTGGCCGCCGCGGTGCTCGACGGCACGCCCCGTCGGCTGGACCTGCTGCGCAACGACGGAGGCTCGGTGACCCTGGACGGCGCGCTGCTGGGGGCCGCCGCCGAGGATGGGCGCGCGTTGCACTGGCGTGGTCGGGTGGAGGTGGACGACGCGGTGCTCTCCCACGGGGACGACCCGCTGCTGGCCTGCGCGATCGGCAACGCCGCCGGGTACGCCCGGCTCGACGACGTCACCCTGCTCGCCGCTCCCGACCCGACGGACGGACTGGTCGAGGTGGCGGTGGCGGTGCCGGTGGTGACCCGGTCGCGGCTGGGTCGCCGACGGGTACGCCTGGAGGTGCGCCGGGCCCGGGGGCGGGCGGTGTCCGTGCTGCCCCGGGACGGGGGTGCGTTGCCGTATCTGGACGACGGCGTGGAGGGGCAGTTGACCCGTAAGCGGTCCTGGTGGACCGAGTCGGGCGCCTGGGCGGTCTGGGCAGTCTGA
- a CDS encoding adenylosuccinate synthase, with amino-acid sequence MPAIVLIGAQWGDEGKGKVTDQLGERVDYVVRYSGGNNAGHTVITPDGQKYALHLMPSGALSPNAVIVIGNGVVVDPKVLLSEIDGLAERGVDVSRLRISGDAHLIMPHHRALDRVVERYLGSSRIGTTGRGIGPAYGDKVARMGIRVQDLLDPGIFRKKLELALREKNQVLFKVYNRKAMDVDATIEEYLEYAERLRPYIAETRSMLWDALDRGDTVLLEGAQATMLDMDHGTYPFVTSSNPTAGGACVGAGIPPTAITKVIAVSKAYTTRVGSGPFPTELFDDNGAHLRKVGHEYGTTTGRERRCGWFDAVVARYACRLNGVTDLVVTKLDVLTGLATVPICVGYEINGKRVGDMPMTQTDFHHATPIYEEHDGWWEDITKARTEEDLPENARRYIARIEQLCNTRVSVVGVGPGREENVTRHPLLP; translated from the coding sequence ATGCCAGCGATCGTGCTCATCGGCGCTCAGTGGGGTGACGAGGGCAAGGGCAAGGTTACCGACCAACTGGGTGAGCGAGTCGACTACGTCGTGCGCTACTCCGGCGGCAACAACGCCGGACACACCGTGATCACCCCTGACGGCCAGAAGTACGCGCTGCACCTCATGCCCTCGGGCGCACTCTCCCCGAACGCCGTGATCGTCATCGGCAACGGCGTGGTGGTCGACCCGAAGGTGCTGCTGAGCGAGATCGACGGGCTCGCCGAGCGGGGCGTGGACGTCTCCCGGCTGCGCATCTCCGGCGACGCGCACCTGATCATGCCGCACCACCGGGCGCTGGACCGGGTGGTCGAGCGTTACCTGGGCAGCTCCCGCATCGGCACCACCGGCCGGGGCATCGGCCCGGCGTACGGCGACAAGGTCGCCCGGATGGGCATCCGGGTCCAGGACCTGCTCGACCCGGGCATCTTCCGCAAGAAGCTGGAACTCGCGCTGCGGGAGAAGAACCAGGTGCTGTTCAAGGTCTACAACCGCAAGGCGATGGACGTCGACGCCACCATCGAGGAGTACCTGGAGTACGCGGAGCGGCTGCGGCCGTACATCGCGGAGACCCGGTCGATGCTCTGGGACGCGCTGGACCGTGGCGACACGGTGCTGCTCGAAGGCGCCCAGGCCACCATGCTCGACATGGACCACGGCACGTACCCCTTCGTCACCTCGTCGAACCCGACGGCCGGTGGCGCGTGCGTGGGCGCGGGCATCCCGCCGACCGCGATCACGAAGGTGATCGCGGTGAGCAAGGCGTACACCACCCGGGTCGGTTCGGGTCCGTTCCCGACCGAGCTGTTCGACGACAACGGCGCGCACCTGCGCAAGGTCGGCCACGAGTACGGCACCACCACCGGCCGGGAGCGCCGCTGCGGCTGGTTCGACGCGGTGGTGGCCCGGTACGCCTGCCGTCTCAACGGCGTCACCGACCTGGTCGTCACGAAACTCGACGTGCTCACCGGCCTGGCGACCGTGCCGATCTGCGTCGGCTACGAGATCAACGGCAAGCGCGTCGGCGACATGCCGATGACCCAGACCGACTTCCACCACGCCACGCCGATCTACGAAGAGCACGACGGCTGGTGGGAGGACATCACCAAGGCAAGGACCGAGGAAGACCTCCCCGAGAACGCCCGGCGCTACATCGCCCGCATCGAACAGCTCTGCAACACCCGCGTCAGCGTCGTAGGCGTAGGCCCCGGCCGCGAAGAAAACGTAACCCGCCACCCCCTCCTCCCCTAA
- the purD gene encoding phosphoribosylamine--glycine ligase produces MRVLLLGSGGREHALALRLAEDPTVEQVIAAPGNPGIAGVAELREVVATDPESVAALAVEVGADLVVIGPEAPLVAGVADALRAKGVAVFGPSAEAAQLEGSKTFAKDVMTAAGVPTARAHTCTDEAGTAAALDEFGPPYVVKNDGLAAGKGVVVTEERDVALRHAAECGRVVVEEYLAGPEVSLFVVTDGDAAVPLLPAQDFKRVGDGDTGPNTGGMGAYAPLPWAPSDLVDEVMRDVVHPTLAEMRRRGKPFSGLLYVGLAITASGPRVIEFNARFGDPETQVVLALLATPLAGLLHAAATGTLAEHPPLRWHDGAAVTVVVAAENYPATPRTGDVITGADQPGVIHAGTARRAADGALLSAGGRVLCGTATGSDLAAARNAAYELVRGITLAGSHHRGDIASSAIDGRITLPS; encoded by the coding sequence GTGCGTGTTCTGTTGCTGGGTAGTGGGGGACGGGAGCACGCGCTTGCGCTGCGGCTCGCCGAGGATCCGACCGTTGAGCAGGTGATCGCGGCACCGGGGAATCCCGGGATCGCGGGCGTGGCCGAGCTGCGGGAGGTCGTGGCGACGGATCCCGAGTCCGTGGCGGCGCTGGCGGTCGAGGTGGGTGCCGACCTGGTCGTGATCGGGCCGGAGGCCCCGCTGGTGGCCGGAGTCGCCGACGCGCTGCGGGCCAAGGGCGTCGCGGTGTTCGGTCCGTCGGCCGAGGCGGCGCAGCTGGAAGGCTCCAAGACGTTCGCCAAGGACGTGATGACGGCCGCCGGTGTGCCCACGGCCCGCGCCCACACCTGCACGGACGAGGCGGGTACGGCAGCCGCCCTGGACGAGTTCGGGCCGCCGTACGTGGTGAAGAACGACGGGCTCGCCGCCGGCAAGGGCGTGGTGGTGACCGAGGAGCGCGATGTCGCGCTGCGGCACGCCGCCGAGTGCGGTCGGGTGGTCGTCGAGGAGTACCTGGCCGGCCCGGAGGTCTCGCTGTTCGTGGTGACCGACGGCGACGCTGCCGTACCGCTGCTGCCGGCCCAGGACTTCAAGCGGGTCGGGGACGGCGACACCGGCCCGAACACCGGCGGCATGGGCGCGTACGCCCCACTGCCCTGGGCACCGTCCGACCTGGTCGACGAGGTGATGCGCGACGTCGTGCACCCCACGCTGGCCGAGATGCGGCGTCGGGGTAAGCCCTTCTCCGGCCTGCTCTACGTGGGGCTGGCGATCACCGCATCCGGCCCCCGGGTGATCGAGTTCAACGCCCGCTTCGGAGACCCGGAGACTCAGGTGGTGCTCGCCCTGCTGGCGACTCCCCTGGCCGGTCTGTTGCACGCTGCGGCCACCGGCACGTTGGCCGAGCACCCGCCGCTGCGCTGGCACGACGGCGCGGCGGTGACCGTGGTGGTCGCCGCCGAGAACTACCCGGCCACGCCGCGTACCGGTGATGTGATCACCGGCGCGGACCAGCCGGGCGTCATCCACGCCGGCACCGCCCGCCGGGCCGCCGACGGTGCCCTGCTCTCCGCGGGCGGCCGGGTCCTCTGCGGTACGGCCACCGGCTCCGACCTGGCCGCCGCCCGCAATGCCGCCTACGAGCTGGTACGCGGCATCACGCTGGCCGGGTCGCACCATCGAGGTGACATCGCGTCGTCCGCGATCGACGGCAGGATCACGCTTCCCTCCTGA
- a CDS encoding OB-fold-containig protein — protein sequence MTGFLGTALSFPTVLFSFLLVVVVGYWLLVLTGVLDLGDDLDVDGGAGTFLAGVGLGGVPSAIIFSLLVAVAWFVSLAGTVLLDGLGLGAGTRIAVSIGVLLVAAFCAWVVTRLIAVPLARLFPTDTASSRHTFVGRLCVVRTGTVTADFGQAEVTAADGSSAVVQVRQPGDEKMTVGSSALIYDYDTEGEFFWVMPAGPTFDPLRHPPE from the coding sequence GTGACCGGCTTTCTCGGTACGGCACTCAGCTTTCCCACTGTGCTGTTCAGCTTCCTGCTCGTGGTCGTCGTCGGCTACTGGCTGCTGGTGCTGACCGGGGTGCTGGATCTCGGCGACGACCTGGACGTCGACGGCGGAGCCGGCACGTTCCTCGCCGGTGTCGGGCTCGGCGGCGTACCCAGTGCGATCATCTTCTCCCTTCTCGTCGCGGTGGCCTGGTTCGTCAGCCTGGCCGGCACCGTGCTGCTCGACGGCCTCGGGCTCGGCGCCGGCACCCGGATCGCGGTCTCGATCGGCGTGCTGCTGGTCGCCGCGTTCTGCGCGTGGGTGGTGACCCGGTTGATCGCGGTGCCGTTGGCGCGTCTCTTTCCGACCGACACGGCATCCAGCCGGCACACCTTCGTGGGCCGCCTCTGTGTGGTGCGGACCGGTACGGTCACCGCCGACTTCGGTCAGGCCGAGGTGACCGCGGCGGACGGCTCGTCGGCGGTGGTGCAGGTCCGGCAGCCGGGGGACGAGAAGATGACCGTTGGCAGCTCCGCGTTGATCTATGACTACGACACCGAGGGTGAGTTCTTCTGGGTGATGCCCGCCGGGCCCACCTTCGACCCCCTGAGACATCCCCCCGAGTAA
- a CDS encoding MinD/ParA family ATP-binding protein: protein MVDENADRAHVPGQQGAPERDIEPLWPPDQVEGFGTPAWATPPTPPTTPPAPPGGSAQPVPPTAGQPDHLPPTGQPVGPPSPADYPSLTAGGPTGAGGESGATPGPGWAPGPPPVVGGRASVPPPTGWAPVPTPQAPTPQPEHGRVDLDLPFTLDRPTSLAPPRDGTPGDAGPQPDATPGPGPGPSTDTGPAADDDGGPQLDGDPEAAMPETSTNGGDHRKDDGTPPTWPSTKSPWAQPPQRSTAGPTDPSEHADRPPRPSWATGMQPLPPVPSGPGRPVPPQAGTYPVPAPQHGTPVPPPQVGPVPEYQGTAAVPPSPQHGVPMPPPQPGPVPHQPGPVPHQAETPPGPFPPQPAWNAARWQQGAPPPVAPPAPQSPYPAANPAPASYPEPTWNQEVGVPPTAEDFARRRQVRPVDPVATMGVRAVVNKTGLVKLPPGRQELELKRDIETVRRNFGGLRQVTVVNPKGGAGKTVAILLLAMTFGQKRGGYVLAWDNNETQGTLGMRAQQDFHSRTVRDLLRDLGQFHGAHGRVGDLSQYVRSQGEGMFDVLASDESATGGEMLTASAFGEIREVVSRFYKLIFVDTGNNVRAQNWQAAMDATDQLVVTMSARNDSAETAARMLDHLEQSGRQRLVRQAVTVVSMPPSRKEIDLPAIQEHFAARTRAVLLAPYERLIDTGEPLRYAQLSAATREAWLKIAASVAEGL, encoded by the coding sequence GTGGTGGACGAGAACGCCGACCGGGCGCACGTGCCCGGCCAGCAAGGGGCGCCGGAACGGGACATCGAACCACTCTGGCCACCGGACCAGGTCGAAGGCTTCGGCACGCCCGCGTGGGCGACCCCGCCGACGCCTCCCACCACACCACCCGCGCCACCGGGCGGTTCGGCCCAGCCGGTGCCGCCGACCGCCGGTCAGCCGGATCACCTGCCGCCGACCGGTCAGCCGGTCGGGCCGCCCTCGCCCGCCGACTACCCGTCGCTGACCGCCGGTGGACCTACCGGTGCCGGTGGGGAGTCGGGTGCGACACCGGGCCCCGGATGGGCGCCCGGGCCACCGCCCGTCGTCGGCGGGCGGGCGAGCGTGCCGCCGCCCACCGGCTGGGCACCCGTGCCGACTCCGCAGGCTCCGACTCCGCAGCCGGAGCACGGACGGGTCGACCTGGACCTGCCGTTCACCCTCGACCGGCCGACCTCGCTAGCTCCGCCGCGCGACGGCACGCCCGGCGACGCGGGCCCGCAGCCGGACGCGACGCCCGGCCCCGGCCCGGGTCCCTCCACCGACACCGGCCCGGCGGCCGACGACGACGGTGGGCCGCAACTCGACGGCGACCCCGAGGCGGCGATGCCGGAGACCTCGACGAACGGCGGAGACCACCGCAAGGATGACGGGACCCCGCCGACCTGGCCGTCGACGAAGTCGCCCTGGGCACAACCACCGCAGCGCTCCACCGCCGGCCCGACCGACCCGTCCGAGCACGCCGACCGCCCGCCGCGTCCCAGCTGGGCCACGGGTATGCAGCCGCTCCCGCCGGTGCCCTCGGGGCCCGGACGACCGGTGCCACCGCAGGCCGGGACGTACCCTGTGCCCGCGCCGCAGCACGGCACCCCGGTACCGCCGCCGCAGGTCGGTCCGGTCCCTGAGTATCAGGGCACTGCCGCCGTACCGCCCTCGCCGCAGCACGGCGTTCCGATGCCGCCGCCGCAACCCGGCCCGGTACCGCACCAACCCGGCCCGGTACCGCACCAGGCAGAGACACCCCCCGGACCGTTCCCGCCGCAGCCGGCCTGGAACGCGGCGCGCTGGCAGCAGGGTGCGCCACCGCCGGTGGCACCCCCGGCGCCGCAGTCGCCCTACCCGGCCGCGAACCCCGCGCCCGCCAGCTATCCGGAGCCGACCTGGAACCAGGAGGTGGGCGTCCCTCCGACTGCCGAGGACTTCGCCCGGCGGCGGCAGGTCCGCCCGGTCGATCCGGTCGCCACCATGGGCGTACGCGCGGTGGTCAACAAGACCGGCCTGGTGAAGCTGCCACCCGGTCGGCAGGAGCTGGAACTCAAGCGGGACATCGAGACGGTACGCCGCAACTTCGGCGGGCTCCGGCAGGTGACCGTGGTCAACCCGAAGGGCGGGGCGGGCAAGACCGTCGCCATCCTGCTGCTCGCGATGACCTTCGGTCAGAAGCGCGGCGGGTACGTGCTGGCCTGGGACAACAACGAGACCCAGGGCACCCTCGGCATGCGTGCCCAGCAGGACTTCCACTCGCGTACGGTGCGGGACCTGCTGCGTGACCTGGGGCAGTTCCACGGTGCCCACGGGCGGGTCGGCGACCTGTCGCAGTACGTGCGCTCGCAGGGCGAGGGGATGTTCGACGTCCTTGCCTCCGACGAGTCGGCCACCGGTGGTGAGATGCTCACCGCCTCGGCCTTCGGCGAGATCCGTGAGGTGGTCAGCCGGTTCTACAAGTTGATCTTCGTGGACACCGGGAACAACGTCCGGGCGCAGAACTGGCAGGCGGCCATGGATGCCACCGACCAACTGGTGGTCACCATGTCGGCCCGTAACGACTCGGCCGAGACCGCCGCCCGGATGCTCGACCATCTGGAGCAGAGCGGTCGGCAACGGCTGGTCCGGCAGGCGGTCACGGTGGTCTCCATGCCCCCGTCCCGCAAGGAGATCGACCTGCCCGCGATCCAGGAGCACTTCGCCGCGCGTACCCGGGCGGTGCTGCTCGCGCCGTACGAGCGGCTCATCGACACCGGCGAGCCGCTCCGGTACGCCCAACTCTCGGCGGCGACCCGGGAGGCATGGCTCAAGATCGCCGCCTCGGTCGCCGAGGGGCTCTAG
- a CDS encoding LOG family protein, giving the protein MPTPPPADVIEPHTWLNEIQTRAELDRRLADGSLVGLTVQGLRLDLGPVPDLSGIEVAGTLFVGCRFASRQVGADLVRRGANVVPPFSGLPYPTQPPHLYTPEELAAGFTEGGFEAMYDSRVYAHFRAHGGALPDVREALGQRLHDHGVDNALADATRAWLATHGPQSVVGVMGGHAVRRGSAPYRTAAVLGWELARAHRLVVTGGGPGVMEAANLGAYLSTRPAEDLTAAIDLLATAPDFTDHDRYTAAALRVRELFGRSVTPPENGAEPAVAYRADSTALATGDLDWANCGGLAVPTWLYGHEPANLFAGRIAKYFSNAIREDTILRLARGGIVFAPGRAGTVQEVFQAATKTYYGTDGASGAYVFLDREYWTTELPVESLLRPLLATSPFGDLSGAVHLTDDVHEAVRLLVRV; this is encoded by the coding sequence GTGCCGACCCCACCTCCCGCGGACGTCATCGAGCCTCACACCTGGCTGAACGAGATCCAGACCCGGGCCGAACTCGATCGGCGGCTCGCCGACGGAAGCCTGGTCGGGCTGACCGTCCAGGGCCTCCGGCTGGACCTGGGCCCGGTCCCCGACCTCAGCGGCATCGAGGTCGCCGGAACTCTCTTCGTCGGCTGCCGATTCGCCTCCCGGCAGGTCGGCGCGGACCTGGTCCGCCGGGGCGCGAACGTGGTGCCGCCCTTCTCCGGGCTGCCGTACCCGACCCAGCCGCCACACCTCTACACCCCGGAGGAACTGGCCGCCGGCTTCACCGAGGGCGGCTTCGAGGCGATGTACGACAGCCGTGTGTACGCGCACTTCCGCGCGCACGGCGGAGCGCTGCCCGACGTCCGGGAGGCGCTCGGCCAGCGGTTACATGACCACGGCGTGGACAACGCGCTGGCCGATGCCACCCGGGCCTGGCTGGCCACGCACGGGCCGCAGTCGGTGGTCGGGGTGATGGGCGGGCACGCGGTACGCCGGGGCAGCGCGCCGTACCGGACGGCCGCCGTGCTGGGCTGGGAGTTGGCGCGGGCCCACCGCCTGGTGGTGACCGGTGGCGGCCCGGGTGTGATGGAGGCCGCCAACCTGGGCGCGTACCTGTCGACCCGACCGGCCGAGGACCTCACCGCCGCCATCGACCTGCTCGCCACCGCGCCGGACTTCACCGACCACGACCGCTACACGGCGGCGGCGCTGCGGGTCCGGGAGCTGTTCGGTCGCTCCGTCACGCCTCCGGAGAACGGCGCGGAGCCGGCTGTCGCCTACCGAGCCGACTCGACCGCACTGGCCACCGGTGACCTGGACTGGGCGAACTGTGGCGGGCTGGCCGTGCCGACCTGGCTCTACGGCCACGAACCGGCGAACCTGTTCGCCGGCCGGATCGCCAAGTACTTCTCGAACGCCATCCGCGAGGACACCATCCTGCGGCTGGCCCGGGGCGGAATCGTCTTCGCCCCCGGCCGCGCGGGCACCGTGCAGGAGGTGTTCCAGGCGGCCACGAAGACCTACTACGGCACGGACGGGGCCAGCGGGGCGTACGTGTTCCTGGACCGCGAGTACTGGACGACGGAACTGCCGGTGGAGTCGCTGCTGCGGCCGCTGCTGGCCACGTCACCGTTCGGCGATCTGTCCGGCGCCGTGCACCTCACCGACGACGTGCACGAGGCGGTCCGCCTGCTCGTCCGGGTGTAA
- the fbaA gene encoding class II fructose-bisphosphate aldolase — MPIASPEAYAEMLDRAKAGRYAYPAINVTSSQTLNAALKGFADAESDGIIQVSTGGAEYLSGPSVKDMVTGAVAFAAYAHEVAKKYPVNIALHTDHCPKDKLDKFVRPLMAISQERVKNGQEPLFQSHMWDGSAVPVAENLEIAEQLLAEAAKGKIVLEIEVGVVGGEEDGVENAINDKLYTTVEDGLAMVEALGLGEKGRYMAALTFGNVHGVYKPGNVKLRPEVLKQIQDAVGAKYGKDKPLSLVFHGGSGSLLSEIREALDYGVVKMNIDTDTQYTFSRPVADHMFRNYDGVLKVDGEVGNKKLYDPRVWGKAAEAGMAVRVAEACEHLRSTGTTMTK, encoded by the coding sequence ATGCCCATCGCTTCCCCCGAGGCTTACGCCGAGATGCTGGACCGCGCCAAGGCCGGCCGGTACGCGTACCCGGCGATCAACGTGACGTCGTCGCAGACGCTCAATGCGGCGCTCAAGGGCTTCGCCGACGCGGAGAGCGACGGCATCATCCAGGTCTCCACCGGTGGCGCCGAGTACCTTTCCGGCCCCTCGGTGAAGGACATGGTCACCGGCGCGGTGGCGTTCGCCGCGTACGCGCACGAGGTGGCCAAGAAGTACCCGGTCAACATCGCGCTGCACACCGACCACTGTCCCAAGGACAAACTGGACAAGTTCGTCCGGCCGCTGATGGCCATCTCGCAGGAGCGGGTCAAGAACGGCCAGGAGCCGCTGTTCCAGTCGCACATGTGGGACGGCTCGGCCGTGCCGGTCGCGGAGAACCTGGAGATCGCCGAGCAGCTTCTCGCCGAGGCCGCCAAGGGCAAGATCGTCCTGGAGATCGAGGTCGGCGTCGTCGGCGGTGAAGAGGACGGTGTCGAGAACGCCATCAACGACAAGCTCTACACCACGGTCGAGGACGGTCTCGCCATGGTCGAGGCGCTCGGCCTAGGCGAGAAGGGCCGCTACATGGCCGCCCTGACCTTCGGCAACGTACACGGCGTCTACAAGCCGGGCAACGTCAAGCTGCGGCCCGAGGTGCTGAAGCAGATCCAGGACGCCGTCGGTGCCAAGTACGGCAAGGATAAGCCGCTCAGCCTGGTCTTCCACGGTGGTTCCGGCTCGCTGCTCTCCGAGATCCGTGAGGCGCTGGACTACGGCGTGGTGAAGATGAACATCGACACCGACACCCAGTACACCTTCTCCCGTCCGGTGGCGGACCACATGTTCCGCAACTACGACGGCGTGCTCAAGGTCGACGGCGAGGTCGGCAACAAGAAGCTGTACGACCCCCGGGTGTGGGGCAAGGCCGCCGAGGCCGGCATGGCCGTCCGGGTCGCGGAGGCCTGCGAGCACCTGCGCTCGACCGGCACCACGATGACGAAGTGA
- a CDS encoding type IV toxin-antitoxin system AbiEi family antitoxin domain-containing protein, with protein MGDTGETGESGFGKQAGVVTVGQALSAGFSRGQIRHLVRSGRWVRLARGRFAPSPETDPLALRRARVRAAVDSLGPGAVAVLGTAAEVHGIAGLRATSEIHVSVPVQCPRPQRRTDPELVVHQLTLGPGDVDVLAGVPVTTAVRTAADVILRADRYPAVCVLDSALNRRLLTEADLASIPALIAGRRGAVAARRRLAEADGRAQSPLETRARLRCVDGGVPPDVLQVEVRDEDGWLLGVGDLGWRRARLIAEADGRGPHDGPQAVYADRMRQNRLVNAGWRILRFTWSDTLHPDYIPHTVKQALRNPRTPG; from the coding sequence ATGGGCGACACGGGTGAGACGGGTGAGTCGGGGTTCGGGAAGCAGGCGGGTGTGGTGACGGTGGGTCAGGCGCTGTCGGCGGGATTCAGTCGGGGGCAGATCCGTCACCTGGTCCGGTCGGGGCGCTGGGTGAGGCTGGCCCGAGGGCGCTTCGCGCCGTCCCCCGAAACTGACCCGTTGGCGCTACGGCGCGCCCGGGTCCGGGCGGCGGTCGACAGTCTGGGGCCGGGGGCGGTGGCCGTGCTGGGGACCGCCGCCGAGGTGCACGGGATCGCCGGGCTGCGCGCCACCTCCGAGATCCACGTCTCGGTGCCGGTGCAGTGCCCGCGCCCGCAGCGGCGCACCGATCCGGAACTCGTCGTACATCAGTTGACGTTGGGTCCGGGCGATGTCGACGTGCTGGCCGGTGTGCCGGTCACCACCGCCGTGCGTACCGCCGCCGACGTCATACTGCGCGCGGACCGGTATCCCGCCGTCTGCGTCCTGGACTCGGCGCTCAACCGGCGGCTGCTCACCGAGGCGGACCTGGCGTCGATCCCGGCCCTGATCGCCGGACGGCGCGGTGCCGTCGCCGCCAGGCGTCGGCTCGCCGAGGCGGACGGCCGGGCCCAGTCGCCGTTGGAGACGCGCGCCCGGCTGCGGTGCGTCGACGGCGGTGTCCCGCCGGACGTGCTCCAGGTCGAGGTGCGTGACGAGGACGGCTGGCTCCTGGGGGTCGGTGACCTGGGTTGGCGCCGGGCCCGCCTGATCGCGGAGGCGGACGGCCGAGGTCCACACGACGGACCGCAGGCGGTCTACGCGGACCGGATGCGACAGAACCGCCTGGTCAACGCCGGCTGGCGGATCCTCCGCTTCACCTGGTCCGACACCCTCCACCCCGACTACATTCCGCACACCGTCAAACAAGCCCTCCGTAACCCCCGAACACCCGGTTGA
- a CDS encoding DUF3151 domain-containing protein has protein sequence MQNLLPEPPATLLPAHDEADATLATAEQDGGDEAFAAVAARFPTHSAAWAALAARAFAEGQVVSAYAFARTGYHRGLDQLRRSGWKGHGPVPWSHEPNRGFLRCLYVLSRAADAIGEADEAARCAQFLRDCDPAAADALASN, from the coding sequence ATGCAGAACCTCTTGCCGGAGCCCCCGGCCACGCTCCTGCCCGCACACGACGAGGCCGACGCCACGCTGGCCACGGCCGAGCAGGACGGTGGCGACGAGGCGTTTGCCGCGGTGGCCGCCCGGTTCCCGACGCACAGCGCCGCCTGGGCCGCGTTGGCCGCCCGGGCCTTCGCCGAGGGCCAGGTCGTCTCCGCGTACGCGTTCGCCCGCACCGGTTACCACCGGGGACTGGACCAGTTGCGCCGCAGCGGCTGGAAGGGGCACGGGCCGGTGCCCTGGTCACACGAGCCGAACCGGGGTTTCCTGCGCTGCCTCTACGTGCTGTCCCGAGCCGCCGACGCGATCGGCGAGGCGGACGAGGCCGCCCGCTGTGCCCAGTTCCTCCGCGACTGCGACCCGGCCGCCGCGGACGCGCTGGCCAGCAACTGA
- a CDS encoding sigma factor-like helix-turn-helix DNA-binding protein, whose protein sequence is MEADEFETFVRQSTPALRRYARAVAADPDRAEDLLEETYVRVAWVWPRPLADGNPLGYAKIAMIRLHTSWFRTLVRRLRITSPASPLGPDGGSGDGSDLLRRLLAGLPPAQRAVLVMSYLDDLDDSTIAEAVGRSPATVRSLRHRAVGAIRAGVPAVRSGVDREVAG, encoded by the coding sequence ATGGAAGCCGACGAGTTCGAGACGTTCGTCCGTCAGTCCACTCCGGCGCTGCGCCGGTACGCACGTGCGGTGGCCGCCGATCCGGACCGGGCGGAGGATCTCCTCGAAGAGACCTACGTCCGGGTGGCCTGGGTGTGGCCCCGCCCGCTCGCCGACGGCAACCCGCTCGGGTACGCGAAGATCGCGATGATCCGCCTGCACACCAGTTGGTTCCGGACGCTGGTCCGCCGGCTCCGGATCACCTCACCGGCGTCACCGCTGGGCCCCGACGGCGGGTCCGGCGACGGCAGCGACCTGCTGCGCCGACTGCTGGCGGGCCTGCCACCCGCGCAACGGGCGGTGCTGGTCATGTCGTACCTCGACGATCTTGACGATTCGACGATCGCCGAGGCCGTCGGGCGGAGCCCGGCAACCGTCCGGTCCCTGCGCCACCGGGCCGTCGGCGCGATCCGCGCGGGGGTGCCGGCCGTCCGTTCCGGAGTCGATCGGGAGGTGGCGGGATGA